One window of Dysidea avara chromosome 11, odDysAvar1.4, whole genome shotgun sequence genomic DNA carries:
- the LOC136237634 gene encoding 52 kDa repressor of the inhibitor of the protein kinase-like yields the protein MISVCGKLIRNKILCKVKQARFFSIIADEATDASNTEQLSISVRFVDKDGALCEQFLCFHACETGLTGEAIAQNILSKLNDWELEPEFLRGQAYDGAGAMAGQSKRAAVCIVSKFPKAIYTHCASHRLNLCVMKCCDIREVSNMMQTADAIARFFKNSPKRQLALEKWIEDILAGEKRKKVKEMCRTRWVERHNAFEVFCDLFLPIFCCFESIAGSSGSEWNRETRSDAQSFLLAMSQFSFIVTLVTTQSVLAYTKGLSVKLQGPYVDVARAHHEITYLKETLKKVRSDVNTFHSRIHGQTMVIAQSVDVEENLPRLASRQQHRQNILASNCNDYYRLNLTIPLLDHLIHEIESRFEESSSQTIMEFVSFLPSMISSSHSVTDRERFQSILKLYGDDLPSAVSFDAELEMWQQHWEIDHDLAAQLNTPEKALPHADCDFYPNIHVLLSIMATLPVTSCECECSAISLLRLLKTSLRSSMGQERLNGLALLHSHQDTCNLTPEEVVDEFSHCHPRRMTLN from the coding sequence ATGATTAGTGTTTGTGGTAAGCTGATACGGAATAAAATTTTGTGCAAGGTAAAGCAGGCGAGATTTTTCTCCATAATAGCAGATGAAGCAACCGATGCTTCAAACACTGAGCAATTATCTATTAGCGTTCGCTTTGTAGATAAAGATGGTGCTCTGTGTGAGCAATTCCTGTGTTTTCATGCTTGTGAAACAGGCCTCACAGGTGAAGCAATTGCACAAAACATACTAAGTAAGCTTAATGACTGGGAGCTAGAGCCAGAATTTCTGCGAGGCCAAGCATATGATGGTGCAGGTGCAATGGCAGGCCAGTCAAAGAGAGCAGCTGTATGCATTGTTTCCAAGTTTCCCAAGGCAATATATACACACTGCGCATCTCACAGGCTCAACCTTTGTGTAATGAAGTGTTGCGATATACGTGAGGTGAGCAACATGATGCAGACTGCTGATGCAATAGCTcgcttttttaaaaattcacctaaaaggCAGCTTGCATTAGAAAAATGGATTGAAGATATTTTGGCTGGTGAAAAAAGGAAGAAAGTGAAAGAAATGTGCAGAACTAGGTGGGTGGAACGACACAATGCATTTGAGGTATtttgtgacttgtttctacccaTTTTCTGCTGTTTTGAAAGCATTGCAGGCAGTAGTGGTAGTGAATGGAATAGGGAAACAAGGTCTGATGCTCAGTCTTTCTTGCTGGCAATGTCACAGTTTTCCTTCATTGTGACATTGGTGACTACTCAAAGTGTTTTGGCTTATACAAAAGGGTTGAGTGTAAAACTTCAGGGTCCATATGTTGATGTAGCTCGTGCTCATCATGAAATAACCTACTTGAAAGAGACCCTCAAGAAAGTTCGTTCAGACGTTAACACTTTTCATTCTCGCATTCACGGACAAACAATGGTCATTGCACAGAGTGTAGATGTGGAAGAGAATCTACCACGTTTAGCAAGCAGACAGCAACACCGTCAAAATATTCTAGCTAGTAACTGCAACGATTATTATCGCCTCAATCTTACCATTCCATTGTTGGATCACCTGATCCATGAAATAGAGTCACGCTTTGAAGAAAGTTCATCTCAAACCATTATGGAATTTGTTTCTTTCCTTCCTTCGATGATTAGTTCTTCACATAGTGTAACAGATAGGGAGAGGTTTCAATCAATCTTGAAACTCTATGGAGATGATCTTCCTTCTGCAGTATCTTTTGATGCTGAGCTTGAAATGTGGCAGCAGCACTGGGAAATTGACCACGATCTAGCAGCTCAATTGAACACCCCAGAAAAAGCACTACCTCATGCAGATTGTGACTTTTATCCGAACATCCATGTTCTTCTAAGTATAATGGCTACTTTACCAGTAACAAGCTGTGAGTGTGAATGTTCGGCTATCAGTTTGCTAAGGTTACTAAAAACATCTTTGAGGAGTAGCATGGGTCAAGAAAG